A window of the Macaca nemestrina isolate mMacNem1 chromosome X, mMacNem.hap1, whole genome shotgun sequence genome harbors these coding sequences:
- the LOC105468428 gene encoding mitochondrial import receptor subunit TOM22 homolog, giving the protein MAAAVAAAGAGEPQSPDELLPKGDAEKPEEELEEDDDEELDETLSERLWGPTEMFPERVRSAAGATFDLSLFVAQKMYRFSRAALWTGTTSFMILVLSVVFETEKLQMEQQQQLQQRQILLGPNTGLSGGMPGALPSLPGKI; this is encoded by the coding sequence ATGGCTGCTGCCGTTGCTGCTGCCGGTGCCGGGGAACCCCAGTCCCCGGACGAATTGCTCCCGAAAGGCGACGCGGAGAAGCctgaggaggagctggaggaggacGACGATGAGGAGCTAGATGAGACCCTGTCGGAGAGACTATGGGGCCCGACGGAGATGTTTCCGGAGAGGGTCCGGTCCGCGGCCGGAGCCACTTTTGATCTTTCCCTCTTTGTGGCTCAAAAAATGTACAGGTTTTCCAGGGCAGCCTTGTGGACTGGGACCACTTCCTTTATGATCCTGGTTCTTTCcgttgtttttgagaccgagaaGTTGCAAATGGAGCAACAGCAGCAACTGCAGCAGCGGCAGATACTTCTAGGGCCTAACACAGGGCTCTCAGGAGGAATGCCAGGGGCTCTACCCTCACTTCCTGGAAAGATCTAG